A genomic stretch from Sphingobacterium sp. ML3W includes:
- a CDS encoding alpha/beta hydrolase, which yields MKILKGIISSRQIVVMSLLGICLISCRDNKQQNQGQLEQRPKENTSKFSSTPSQIPIWSNNIPDAGLVTGTETYNDGMVKNVSNPTITIYPPKVKNTGAAVIVFPGGGYNKLAISLEGSEICEWLASIGVTGILLKYRVPASGPHYDKDCDCEKDPVKPLALQDAQRTVGLVRSRAKEWHIDPNKIGVMGFSAGGHLVAEVSTNYRKRAYAIMDEIDRVSCKPNFGIVMYPGHMTFHTSRLYELNRTLPVDSHTPPMFLLQAGNDNIDSIQHSLVYYIALKKAGVPTEYHIYAEGGHAFGLRESAQKIPDWEKLPIADWEKLVERWLQTIKMTTNTIH from the coding sequence ATGAAAATATTGAAAGGCATAATATCAAGTAGACAAATAGTTGTCATGTCATTATTGGGGATTTGCCTAATTTCTTGTCGTGATAACAAACAACAAAATCAGGGTCAATTGGAGCAAAGACCGAAGGAAAATACTTCCAAATTCTCATCTACACCTTCACAGATACCTATTTGGTCGAATAATATTCCTGATGCTGGACTGGTAACCGGGACAGAAACCTACAATGATGGAATGGTAAAAAATGTTTCCAACCCGACGATAACGATTTATCCACCTAAAGTGAAAAATACTGGGGCGGCGGTGATTGTATTTCCAGGTGGGGGATATAATAAGCTCGCTATTAGCCTTGAAGGTTCAGAGATCTGTGAATGGTTAGCGTCAATAGGTGTAACAGGCATACTTTTGAAATATCGGGTTCCTGCCTCAGGTCCTCATTATGATAAAGATTGCGATTGTGAAAAAGATCCGGTCAAACCTCTTGCGCTACAAGACGCGCAACGGACAGTGGGATTGGTACGGTCCCGAGCAAAAGAATGGCATATAGACCCAAATAAAATTGGCGTCATGGGATTCTCTGCTGGAGGACATTTAGTTGCCGAAGTTAGTACGAATTATCGAAAACGTGCTTATGCCATAATGGATGAAATTGATCGGGTAAGTTGTAAACCAAATTTCGGAATTGTCATGTATCCTGGGCACATGACTTTTCACACGAGTCGGCTTTACGAACTTAACCGGACGCTTCCTGTTGATAGTCATACGCCGCCAATGTTTTTATTACAAGCTGGGAATGATAACATAGATTCAATACAACACTCATTAGTCTATTATATCGCCTTAAAAAAGGCTGGGGTTCCTACAGAATATCATATTTATGCCGAGGGTGGACATGCATTTGGATTGCGTGAATCGGCACAAAAAATTCCTGATTGGGAAAAATTGCCTATTGCCGATTGGGAAAAATTAGTGGAACGATGGTTACAGACAATAAAAATGACCACAAATACGATTCATTAA
- a CDS encoding Crp/Fnr family transcriptional regulator — translation MYNTLIEYINSRVSRPLAANEINILKNNFVPHKLRKRQIFLQEGDISNHIGFLVKGSMKKYSTDTKGSEHIMSLYIEGWWVVDRESFAKLTPSSFNIEACEGTDLLILTKRAAEEVFSLPIMSELIRQLDENYSFASQKRINAAISMTAEERYNMLLDNYPEFVQRFPQRMIASYLGITQETISRIRSRAVKK, via the coding sequence ATGTATAACACTTTAATCGAATATATCAATTCGCGGGTCTCCAGACCTTTGGCAGCAAATGAAATTAACATTCTCAAAAATAATTTTGTACCACATAAACTCAGAAAACGACAGATCTTTTTACAGGAAGGTGATATAAGTAACCATATTGGATTTCTTGTCAAAGGCTCCATGAAAAAATACAGTACAGATACCAAAGGTTCTGAACATATAATGAGCCTCTATATTGAAGGCTGGTGGGTAGTCGATCGTGAGAGTTTTGCAAAACTCACTCCTTCTTCCTTTAATATTGAGGCTTGTGAAGGTACGGATTTACTTATCTTAACAAAGAGAGCCGCAGAAGAAGTATTCTCCCTTCCTATAATGAGTGAACTCATACGGCAGTTGGATGAAAATTATTCTTTTGCCAGCCAAAAAAGGATCAATGCCGCCATAAGTATGACAGCTGAAGAAAGATATAATATGCTTCTTGATAACTATCCTGAATTTGTGCAGCGATTTCCGCAACGCATGATTGCTTCGTATTTAGGTATCACGCAAGAAACCATTAGCAGGATCCGTTCTAGAGCTGTCAAAAAATAA
- a CDS encoding TolC family protein has translation MIKKISIGALLLFNLTSCIGYKNATIEKIDELKNTSAIKANVEISDKWIQEQGQNQPAFSYAWMNELLTPELEALIKEGLAHNADIIISKEKLNQVELAMDIAGSSLYPSVNALANTGNNLVSGSHTGKLQLKANWELDLWEKNKSAEMASVSQYFSATFQQKMLEQSVAGIIAKAYYLNIAGQYQEQKISEYITKTEDLKRILTVQNKVGTANALDLSNIESESILLSSYLEKIKNANSQSRRSLEMLCGKYPEGLIKVNTKFSALQQDIPTNFPLNVLEKRADIMAQQFQIESSFYEIQEAKAARLPAINISAAFGAAETNVEGISNLFSNPLIKVGGGLTTPIFNGGKLKKNVEIKTSQQKQAVEEYAKSVLLAFSEVESALANLGSIEKQEVFQQQAISSLEKNIDLTRKQINVGSSNSFILLQKQRDLVKREMNNIDLHLQQRIERINLYMALGANGLANF, from the coding sequence ATGATAAAGAAAATCAGTATAGGGGCTCTCCTACTATTCAACTTGACTTCTTGTATCGGTTACAAAAATGCAACAATTGAGAAGATTGATGAATTAAAAAACACGAGCGCAATAAAGGCGAATGTTGAAATATCTGATAAATGGATTCAGGAACAAGGTCAGAACCAACCCGCTTTTTCCTATGCGTGGATGAACGAACTCCTCACACCGGAGTTGGAAGCGTTAATCAAAGAAGGGCTTGCCCATAATGCGGATATTATCATCTCCAAAGAAAAACTGAATCAAGTTGAATTAGCTATGGATATCGCCGGAAGCAGCCTTTATCCAAGTGTTAATGCATTAGCAAATACAGGTAACAACCTTGTCAGTGGAAGCCACACTGGAAAGTTGCAACTAAAAGCCAACTGGGAACTTGATCTCTGGGAAAAAAACAAATCTGCGGAAATGGCGAGTGTAAGCCAATACTTTTCGGCAACGTTTCAGCAAAAAATGCTGGAACAGTCCGTTGCCGGGATAATTGCTAAGGCATATTACCTGAATATTGCAGGTCAGTACCAAGAACAAAAAATCAGTGAGTATATTACAAAAACCGAAGACTTAAAAAGGATTTTAACTGTTCAGAATAAAGTTGGAACGGCAAACGCGCTCGATTTGTCCAATATAGAAAGCGAGTCTATTCTCCTGAGCTCTTACCTTGAGAAAATTAAAAATGCCAATTCGCAATCAAGAAGAAGTTTAGAAATGTTGTGTGGAAAATATCCAGAGGGTTTGATAAAAGTAAATACGAAATTTTCGGCTTTACAACAGGATATCCCAACAAATTTTCCACTAAATGTTTTGGAAAAGAGAGCCGATATTATGGCCCAGCAATTTCAAATAGAATCCAGTTTCTATGAAATTCAGGAAGCAAAAGCAGCGCGGTTACCTGCCATTAACATCAGTGCTGCATTTGGAGCAGCGGAAACAAATGTTGAGGGGATCAGCAATCTGTTTTCCAATCCATTGATAAAAGTCGGTGGTGGCTTAACAACCCCTATTTTTAACGGCGGAAAATTAAAAAAGAACGTAGAAATAAAAACCTCACAACAAAAACAAGCTGTTGAGGAGTATGCAAAATCAGTCCTACTAGCTTTCAGCGAGGTAGAATCTGCCTTAGCAAATTTAGGTTCAATCGAAAAACAAGAGGTTTTCCAGCAACAGGCAATTTCTTCGTTGGAGAAAAATATAGATTTAACAAGAAAACAGATCAATGTCGGCAGCAGCAACAGTTTCATCCTGCTTCAAAAGCAAAGAGATCTGGTAAAAAGGGAAATGAATAATATCGATCTCCATCTCCAACAGCGCATTGAAAGGATCAACCTCTACATGGCACTAGGAGCAAATGGACTTGCTAATTTTTAG
- a CDS encoding ATP-binding protein, whose amino-acid sequence MKKLLFQFILTILLLSPTYGQDTSAIDSLRNEFTAAKSDTAKLSLSNKLAREYFIRGDSISAFKYGYISLALARKTKVPLYRAKGNQIMGYLHTILIHMDSAKYYNNQVVQILKSATSAEEMRVVAYAKNNLAANYHVIGQLKKAVELLIENLPIFEKIKDNRLYHVTLENIAATFNELEDYEKATFYILKGIDFLNKNNFDPEHKIGTYLIGTLITYGQNDLVLMKTYLDKVKLYLDQVGTSTLYSCRYYAYLTWYYVRKKDLKKSRAALAQAEKALKNLKSRTNYYDFYNSQYEVAYLAGDNKTAQQAAFTLYNMAKEDDRKSVAASHAQDVALMASRNGDYKTAYTFQKRYSVISDSTKYENMEVEIQNLEINYQTAEKEKRIALLENEQREVVLKSKNQVLLNLVLGIGALTFLLVMLFLFYVLRTNKKNNRKRLEEIGRDQELKISQALLEGEDRERIRIARDLHDGIGGTLSGIKLKLSDPTADRELMVQKANEQLHSAIGELRRTARGMMPESLLKNGLETALHDLCTDLISSEVQIEFQSSGLSDHSMNNTVHIYRIVQELLTNAIKHGKAKNILVQLIQEQDAILITVDDNGKGFDTGQMSNVTGIGLKNIQNRVDFLKGTLSIDSDPGNGTSVNIEIYVR is encoded by the coding sequence ATGAAGAAACTGCTTTTCCAATTTATCTTAACTATACTGCTGCTATCCCCAACATATGGTCAGGATACCAGTGCTATAGATAGTTTAAGAAATGAATTTACGGCAGCAAAATCTGACACCGCTAAGCTATCACTATCAAACAAGCTCGCTCGAGAATATTTTATCCGTGGCGACAGCATTTCTGCCTTCAAGTATGGGTATATATCGCTTGCACTTGCCCGAAAAACAAAGGTGCCACTGTATCGGGCAAAGGGCAACCAGATCATGGGTTATCTACACACCATATTGATCCATATGGATAGTGCAAAGTATTACAATAATCAGGTTGTCCAAATCCTAAAAAGTGCAACATCTGCTGAAGAAATGCGCGTTGTGGCCTATGCAAAAAATAATTTGGCAGCCAATTACCATGTGATTGGTCAGCTCAAAAAAGCAGTTGAACTTTTAATTGAAAATCTACCAATATTTGAAAAGATAAAGGATAATAGGCTTTATCATGTAACCTTGGAAAACATTGCAGCCACCTTTAACGAATTGGAAGATTATGAAAAAGCCACATTCTATATTCTAAAAGGGATCGATTTTCTAAATAAAAATAATTTTGATCCAGAGCATAAAATTGGTACTTATCTCATAGGCACTTTAATTACATACGGGCAGAATGATCTGGTGCTTATGAAAACCTATCTTGATAAAGTCAAGTTGTATTTAGATCAAGTGGGGACTTCCACCCTATATTCCTGTCGTTATTACGCTTATTTGACCTGGTATTACGTCAGAAAGAAGGATTTAAAAAAATCCAGGGCGGCGCTAGCACAAGCGGAAAAAGCGCTGAAAAATTTGAAGAGCCGAACCAATTACTATGATTTCTACAATTCACAATATGAGGTTGCCTATTTAGCTGGAGACAATAAAACAGCTCAGCAGGCTGCATTTACTTTATATAACATGGCAAAAGAGGATGACCGTAAATCGGTCGCCGCCAGTCATGCACAGGATGTCGCGCTTATGGCCAGCAGAAATGGTGATTATAAAACTGCTTACACCTTTCAAAAGCGATATTCAGTTATTTCTGATAGCACGAAATACGAAAACATGGAAGTAGAGATACAGAATCTAGAAATCAACTATCAAACCGCAGAAAAAGAAAAACGTATTGCCCTATTGGAAAATGAACAACGTGAAGTCGTATTAAAAAGCAAAAATCAAGTTTTGCTGAATTTAGTTTTGGGTATTGGCGCTCTTACTTTCTTATTGGTCATGTTGTTTCTTTTTTATGTGCTAAGGACAAATAAAAAGAATAATAGAAAACGTTTGGAGGAAATCGGCCGGGATCAAGAACTTAAAATATCGCAGGCGCTACTTGAAGGCGAAGATCGCGAACGTATACGGATCGCGCGTGATTTACACGATGGTATCGGTGGAACATTAAGTGGAATAAAACTAAAGCTTTCAGATCCAACTGCAGATAGAGAATTGATGGTCCAAAAGGCAAATGAGCAACTTCACTCCGCCATTGGGGAGCTCAGAAGAACCGCAAGAGGAATGATGCCGGAAAGTCTACTGAAAAATGGGCTTGAGACAGCACTACATGACCTATGTACAGATCTGATAAGCTCCGAGGTACAGATTGAATTTCAATCCAGTGGTTTGTCAGATCATTCCATGAATAATACTGTTCATATCTACCGCATTGTACAAGAATTATTGACCAATGCAATCAAACACGGTAAGGCAAAAAATATTCTGGTACAACTTATCCAAGAACAAGATGCTATCTTGATCACCGTAGATGACAATGGTAAGGGATTTGACACAGGACAAATGTCAAACGTAACAGGTATAGGTCTCAAAAATATTCAGAATCGGGTTGACTTTCTTAAAGGGACATTGTCAATTGATAGTGATCCAGGAAATGGAACCTCCGTAAATATTGAGATTTATGTACGATAG
- a CDS encoding response regulator transcription factor has protein sequence MYDREFVIAILDDHPMVLDGIQEIIRRNITNATVIGFPSIMLFNDFIRAKPVDLLLVDMFLSDGRGIDVCKEVKEKFPVVRVLGMSSALERSTIVELLQQGGSGFILKNTEATEILEAIEKVMRGEIVLSPEADNLLNRSLDNPSPLPTLTRRERELLRYLVQGKKIAEIADLLLLSNSTIDTYCKYLLQKFNVSNTTDLLTLVSRENIL, from the coding sequence ATGTACGATAGAGAATTCGTTATAGCCATATTAGATGATCATCCAATGGTATTGGATGGTATCCAAGAAATTATCAGGAGAAATATCACCAATGCAACAGTCATCGGTTTTCCGAGTATTATGCTATTTAACGATTTTATCAGGGCCAAGCCTGTGGATCTGCTTTTGGTGGATATGTTTCTCAGTGATGGACGTGGAATTGATGTCTGTAAGGAGGTTAAAGAAAAGTTCCCTGTGGTTCGTGTATTGGGAATGAGCAGCGCACTTGAAAGAAGTACAATTGTTGAACTGCTGCAACAAGGAGGATCCGGTTTTATTCTCAAAAATACCGAGGCTACCGAGATCTTGGAAGCGATTGAAAAAGTGATGCGTGGCGAGATTGTCTTAAGTCCTGAAGCAGATAATCTATTAAATAGATCTTTAGACAATCCAAGTCCCCTACCTACCCTAACCAGACGTGAACGAGAACTATTGCGCTACCTAGTTCAAGGAAAAAAAATAGCTGAAATTGCAGACCTATTGCTTTTAAGCAACTCAACGATAGACACTTATTGCAAGTACCTTCTGCAAAAATTTAATGTGAGTAATACGACTGATTTGCTAACCCTCGTTTCCAGAGAAAATATATTGTAA
- a CDS encoding Crp/Fnr family transcriptional regulator, whose protein sequence is MENIINHFDKYLPLNDEEKQALMSRVTERKIKRRQFLLQEGDVCKYFTYVQSGCFKMYGVDDKGIEHNLVFAAENDWISDIGSLHKELPSKLFIEAIEPSIVLQISKGDLWYLYSNHPKFDRNFRVIIEDKYIELQNRLLQAFSSTALDRYDRFITQYPHLANRLPNTQIASYLGVTPEFLSKIKNDRFKK, encoded by the coding sequence TTGGAAAATATAATAAACCATTTTGACAAGTATCTACCTCTTAATGATGAGGAAAAACAGGCTTTGATGAGTCGTGTTACGGAAAGGAAAATCAAACGCAGGCAATTTTTGTTGCAAGAAGGAGATGTATGTAAGTACTTTACTTATGTGCAAAGTGGCTGTTTTAAAATGTATGGTGTTGATGATAAGGGTATTGAACACAATCTTGTTTTTGCAGCGGAAAATGACTGGATCTCGGATATTGGTAGCTTACACAAAGAACTTCCTTCTAAATTGTTCATAGAAGCAATCGAACCGTCTATCGTATTACAAATATCTAAAGGAGATCTGTGGTACCTGTACAGCAACCATCCAAAGTTTGACCGGAACTTCCGTGTAATCATCGAAGATAAATATATCGAACTTCAAAATCGCTTATTGCAGGCATTTAGCTCCACCGCGCTCGATAGGTATGATCGTTTCATTACCCAATACCCGCATTTAGCCAATAGATTACCAAATACCCAAATTGCCTCTTATCTAGGCGTAACCCCCGAATTTCTGAGTAAAATAAAGAATGATAGATTTAAAAAATAG
- a CDS encoding Crp/Fnr family transcriptional regulator, which translates to MESLQQLNDEERLELSKICKPLFLSKKTKLVETDDRFDSVFVLTTGLLRWYFYSDDGTENNVFFSSEADHAFIASIPEYYADQRETKYTIEAVVDTQLLLFPKEIFEDLAFQHKGIFQFYVKSLKIIIDTLRIRTEQLCSDSPSARYEVFLENRSYITKNTNRKHIANFLGITPNSLSRLTARIQKKRPPKN; encoded by the coding sequence TTGGAATCCCTTCAACAGCTGAATGATGAAGAACGCCTTGAATTGTCCAAAATATGCAAACCACTATTTTTGTCCAAAAAGACCAAACTTGTGGAAACGGATGATCGATTTGATTCTGTCTTTGTACTGACAACGGGCTTGTTACGTTGGTATTTCTATTCGGATGATGGTACCGAAAATAATGTTTTCTTCTCCTCGGAAGCAGATCATGCCTTTATCGCCAGTATCCCTGAGTATTATGCTGACCAACGGGAAACAAAATACACCATCGAAGCTGTTGTGGATACACAGTTACTGCTATTTCCGAAAGAAATCTTTGAAGATTTGGCCTTTCAACATAAAGGGATTTTCCAGTTCTATGTCAAATCCTTAAAAATTATTATTGATACCTTACGCATCCGTACCGAGCAGCTATGCAGTGATTCTCCAAGTGCCCGCTATGAGGTTTTCCTAGAAAACCGTTCGTACATCACCAAAAATACAAACCGCAAGCATATCGCTAATTTCTTGGGCATTACACCAAACTCTTTGTCCAGATTAACAGCCCGTATACAAAAAAAACGGCCACCAAAAAACTAA
- a CDS encoding acyltransferase, with amino-acid sequence MNQSRLSTKSHYPILDGLRGVAAIIVVTFHLTEPLGTGHLDILVNHGYLAVDFFFLLSGFVIGYAYDDRWQKMSLGTFFKRRIERLQPMVILGMTLGAIGFYFTDSTIWPLIHTVPLWKMLLVMLIGYTILPIPLSLDIRGWQEMHPLNSVGWSLFFEYIANILYAIGIRKLSKTALAILVLISAVALAHLAITSPNGDVSGGWTLNMEQLRIGLTRTMYPFFAGLLLSRVSKPSQIKYAFLYCSLLLAIVLYMPRIGGAKHLWMNGVYESICIIIIFPLIVYLGTSGTIQTQREYRVCKFFGDISYPLYLVHYPIVYFYVAWISNHQGMTFAQAWPYALIILISSILLAYISLKWYDEPIRTWLKNRRSSRAQ; translated from the coding sequence ATGAACCAAAGTCGTCTTTCTACAAAATCCCATTACCCTATCCTGGATGGATTGCGTGGTGTCGCGGCCATCATCGTTGTCACCTTCCACCTCACTGAACCTTTAGGAACCGGACATCTGGACATCCTAGTCAACCATGGTTATCTCGCTGTTGACTTTTTCTTTCTCTTGTCCGGATTTGTCATTGGCTATGCCTATGATGACCGTTGGCAGAAGATGAGTCTCGGTACCTTTTTTAAACGCCGAATCGAGCGGCTTCAGCCGATGGTCATCTTAGGGATGACCCTTGGCGCTATTGGGTTCTACTTTACGGACTCGACTATCTGGCCACTTATTCATACGGTTCCCTTATGGAAAATGTTGCTGGTGATGCTTATTGGTTATACCATATTACCCATTCCGCTCTCTTTAGATATTCGTGGCTGGCAAGAAATGCATCCTCTTAATAGTGTGGGTTGGTCGCTATTCTTTGAATATATTGCCAATATCCTTTATGCAATCGGCATTCGAAAGCTATCAAAAACCGCCCTCGCTATTTTGGTGCTGATCTCGGCCGTCGCTCTCGCCCATCTGGCCATTACAAGCCCCAATGGTGATGTCAGTGGTGGTTGGACACTCAATATGGAACAACTACGTATCGGACTTACCCGGACCATGTATCCATTCTTTGCCGGTTTATTACTTTCTAGGGTAAGCAAACCTTCTCAAATAAAGTATGCCTTTTTGTACTGTAGCCTCTTGCTCGCCATTGTATTATATATGCCCCGTATCGGTGGCGCCAAACATCTTTGGATGAATGGAGTTTACGAATCAATCTGCATAATCATTATTTTCCCACTTATTGTTTACCTGGGAACCAGTGGAACAATACAGACACAAAGAGAGTACAGGGTTTGTAAATTCTTTGGCGATATCTCCTACCCTCTCTACCTCGTCCACTACCCAATCGTTTATTTTTACGTCGCCTGGATCAGTAATCATCAAGGGATGACATTCGCTCAGGCCTGGCCGTATGCACTGATCATCTTAATTTCCAGTATATTATTAGCCTATATAAGTTTAAAATGGTATGATGAACCCATTCGCACATGGTTAAAAAATCGTAGATCTTCGAGGGCTCAGTAA
- a CDS encoding biotin/lipoyl-binding protein: MLELLIGIYAGICWLIIKKLKLIPWNFNTQVVVYSLPIFGSIALILSLNYFCPITSDVKVGNRSVDITTQTLGKVKKVYIKTNQEVKKGDTLFTIDPVPYEQEIKSLEAQLSNMKSTVSSYTSDIDASRKNILSLQSQLDLSNKRIKQYQELVAAGAANRFDLEQAVATSQDLQSRISAAQAQKSSLEAKYHSTHNGENASIAELRAKLDQAKWNLSQTVVLAPTDGLIPNVQLNEGAMMAPFKSAFVLIQKQQSIIAFFSQNELETVKNGNEVELALKTAPGKVVKAKLEYVVDATSQGIMNNAGGMLGGNATTSGIPETARQVPETDGKLIAKFVLDENEQPLTVGARGMAVIYSDHIKPLHLIRKVMVRVSSKINYLIPKLH, encoded by the coding sequence ATGTTAGAATTACTAATAGGAATATATGCCGGTATTTGCTGGCTTATCATCAAAAAACTAAAACTAATCCCTTGGAATTTCAATACGCAAGTTGTAGTATACTCATTACCTATTTTTGGGTCTATTGCCCTGATATTGAGTCTCAACTATTTTTGTCCCATTACATCGGATGTAAAAGTCGGTAACCGCAGTGTCGATATTACAACCCAAACCTTAGGGAAAGTCAAAAAAGTATATATCAAAACAAATCAGGAGGTAAAAAAAGGAGATACACTATTCACGATAGATCCAGTACCATACGAGCAAGAGATAAAATCGTTGGAAGCCCAGCTCAGCAATATGAAGTCTACCGTTTCCTCCTACACTTCGGATATTGATGCTTCCCGCAAAAATATACTGAGTTTACAATCTCAGCTTGATTTGAGCAATAAAAGAATAAAGCAATACCAGGAACTCGTAGCGGCTGGTGCAGCCAATAGATTTGACCTGGAACAAGCTGTCGCTACTTCGCAGGATCTGCAATCGCGAATTAGTGCTGCTCAGGCACAAAAATCGTCGTTGGAAGCCAAATATCATTCGACTCATAACGGCGAAAATGCGTCTATTGCGGAACTAAGGGCTAAATTGGATCAAGCAAAATGGAATCTTTCCCAAACAGTAGTTTTAGCGCCTACCGATGGTCTAATTCCAAATGTACAGCTGAATGAAGGGGCGATGATGGCACCTTTTAAATCAGCTTTTGTGCTGATTCAAAAACAACAATCTATTATCGCCTTCTTCTCTCAAAATGAGTTGGAAACGGTAAAAAATGGTAATGAAGTCGAACTTGCTTTAAAGACAGCCCCAGGGAAAGTAGTCAAAGCAAAATTGGAATACGTGGTTGATGCAACCAGTCAGGGTATCATGAACAATGCCGGTGGAATGCTTGGTGGTAATGCCACAACTTCAGGAATTCCTGAAACAGCGCGACAAGTGCCCGAAACGGATGGAAAGCTCATTGCGAAATTTGTATTGGACGAAAACGAGCAACCGCTAACTGTCGGTGCAAGAGGAATGGCTGTCATTTATTCCGACCATATCAAACCGTTGCATCTTATCCGGAAAGTAATGGTGCGCGTGAGCAGCAAAATCAATTACTTAATTCCAAAACTACATTAA
- a CDS encoding LLM class flavin-dependent oxidoreductase, translating into MEIGIDSFIATGAYDDGLRPEENMMAMEALLSKIAFADQAGLHVFGLGEHHRKEFLDESPAVILAAAAARTQHIRLTSAVTVLSAADPVRVFQEYATLDIISKGRAEIVAGRGSFIDSFPLFGFNIQDYDALFEEKIKLLLEIRDNETITWKGKFRPELKQQAIYPRPVQEQLPVWIGVGGTPQSFIRAGALGLPLMVAVIGGETHRFRPLIDLYYEAGEKAGHARAKLKVGLHSLGFVADTTIKAKNIYFPGYQEMMGKIGKERGWSTPTREMFEAQAEPTGAYVIGNPEEVAEKILRHSEALGGISRFTFQMDNPGLSKEDIFKAIELIGTKVIPIVNQS; encoded by the coding sequence ATGGAAATAGGAATAGATAGTTTTATTGCCACTGGTGCATATGATGACGGGTTGCGTCCTGAGGAAAATATGATGGCTATGGAAGCTTTATTGTCAAAGATAGCGTTTGCGGATCAGGCCGGATTACATGTTTTTGGGCTGGGAGAGCATCATCGAAAAGAATTTTTGGATGAGTCTCCAGCAGTAATATTGGCGGCAGCGGCAGCAAGAACTCAGCATATTCGTCTAACGAGTGCGGTTACCGTACTAAGTGCGGCAGATCCTGTTAGGGTATTTCAGGAATATGCCACGTTGGATATTATTTCAAAAGGCCGGGCTGAGATTGTAGCTGGAAGAGGATCATTTATTGATTCATTTCCTTTATTTGGGTTCAATATCCAAGATTATGATGCACTTTTCGAAGAGAAGATTAAATTGCTTCTTGAAATCCGTGATAATGAAACTATAACCTGGAAGGGGAAATTCCGCCCAGAACTAAAACAACAGGCCATATATCCAAGGCCGGTGCAGGAACAGCTGCCCGTTTGGATAGGGGTAGGAGGAACTCCGCAATCTTTTATACGCGCTGGAGCACTGGGGCTTCCATTGATGGTGGCCGTTATTGGAGGTGAAACCCACCGTTTCCGTCCGCTGATAGACTTATATTATGAGGCCGGAGAAAAAGCTGGACATGCTAGGGCGAAGCTTAAAGTAGGACTACATTCACTAGGCTTTGTGGCGGATACAACAATTAAAGCAAAGAATATTTACTTTCCAGGGTACCAGGAAATGATGGGTAAGATCGGCAAGGAGAGAGGGTGGTCTACTCCTACACGAGAAATGTTTGAGGCCCAGGCCGAGCCCACCGGTGCTTATGTCATTGGTAATCCCGAAGAAGTTGCCGAAAAGATTTTACGACATAGTGAGGCATTGGGTGGTATATCAAGATTTACGTTTCAGATGGACAATCCAGGACTTAGCAAAGAAGATATATTCAAAGCCATTGAACTAATTGGGACAAAGGTAATTCCTATTGTCAATCAATCCTGA
- a CDS encoding DUF3302 domain-containing protein, with the protein MQKLLATICLLLLCSVSHAATGGAEDTIADVASWLIIFILPIAGIFLFWKVHIYPEKIAEKKNHPQLSAIKSMCLLSLIFGGLLWPVALIWANYDYKKDKVPVPNLGESDSSSGKESLHIEEKK; encoded by the coding sequence ATGCAAAAATTATTAGCAACAATTTGCTTATTGCTATTGTGCAGCGTTTCACATGCCGCTACTGGCGGTGCCGAAGACACGATCGCGGATGTAGCATCATGGCTTATCATATTTATCTTACCTATCGCTGGAATTTTTCTTTTTTGGAAAGTACATATTTATCCTGAAAAAATAGCGGAGAAGAAAAATCATCCACAGCTAAGTGCCATAAAAAGTATGTGTTTACTTTCATTGATATTCGGCGGTCTTCTCTGGCCAGTTGCCTTGATATGGGCAAATTATGACTATAAAAAAGATAAAGTGCCTGTTCCAAATTTAGGAGAATCGGACTCTTCTTCAGGTAAAGAAAGCTTACATATTGAGGAAAAGAAATAA